A stretch of Aerococcus urinaehominis DNA encodes these proteins:
- the recG gene encoding ATP-dependent DNA helicase RecG: MKSLLDPVTVLKGVGQAKADLLAKLNITTIQDLLYHFPFRYQDISVKDLHQLVDGQEATLAGIVRTEPVVQYYGGKKSRLSVRLAVGPDLVQVTIFNQPYLKKNFVIGESVYVYGKYEAGRQQLLAYRVFNHHQEDDQMAAIYPTTAKLSQKTIQDLVTQALVGYQDLIPEILPQAISDHYQLMGHRQAVGQVHFPDSEAASLQARRQIKYQEFFLYQLGLQWRRLSQRQHELGAQIRYNNQELIAFIQTIPFELTSDQKKVVNEICADLRQTYPMNRLLQGDVGSGKTIVATIAIYATAIAGYQSALMVPTEILADQHFQSIQAIFDQTPVQVALLTGSTKAKDRRQILAGLAEGSIHVVVGTHALIQDDVAFRRLGLAIIDEQHRFGVNQRAALRQKSQEEAANLLYMTATPIPRTLEITIMGDMDVSKIKALPSGRQPIQTLWVRPSQADRVQDQVWGQLKAGHQVYIICPLIQESESLEVQNAENIYQDYQAQYGDYFGVGLLHGKMTNEEKDQVMADFQANRCQILVATTVVEVGVNVPNATFMVILDADRFGLAQLHQLRGRIGRGAWASTCVLIADPKTENGKQRMQIMTQSTDGFYLSQQDLELRGAGDYFGTKQSGLPRFKLADPIGDQVMLGYARRDAGQVARDMQANPQLYPQLQAWLSQQAKNFNQ, translated from the coding sequence GTGAAATCATTATTAGACCCAGTCACAGTCCTAAAGGGCGTTGGCCAAGCTAAGGCGGATTTATTGGCAAAATTAAATATCACCACCATCCAAGACCTGCTTTACCATTTTCCTTTTCGTTATCAAGATATTTCGGTCAAGGACCTACACCAGCTGGTTGACGGCCAGGAAGCGACCTTGGCCGGAATTGTTCGTACCGAACCAGTTGTCCAGTATTATGGCGGTAAAAAAAGTCGCTTGTCGGTACGCTTAGCTGTTGGTCCAGACCTGGTCCAGGTGACTATTTTTAACCAGCCCTATCTCAAAAAAAATTTCGTAATCGGCGAGTCAGTTTATGTTTATGGGAAATATGAGGCAGGTCGCCAGCAACTCTTGGCCTACCGGGTCTTTAACCACCACCAGGAAGATGACCAAATGGCTGCTATCTATCCTACCACTGCCAAACTTAGCCAAAAAACGATCCAGGATTTAGTCACCCAGGCCCTAGTTGGTTACCAAGATTTAATTCCAGAGATTTTACCCCAGGCAATTAGTGACCACTACCAATTGATGGGGCATCGCCAGGCGGTAGGGCAGGTTCACTTCCCGGATAGCGAAGCTGCTAGCCTGCAAGCCCGGCGGCAAATCAAATACCAAGAATTCTTCCTCTACCAGCTCGGCTTACAGTGGCGCCGCCTCAGTCAGCGTCAGCATGAGCTTGGTGCTCAAATACGTTATAATAATCAAGAACTGATTGCCTTTATTCAGACCATTCCCTTTGAGTTGACCAGTGACCAAAAAAAAGTGGTCAATGAAATTTGCGCTGATTTACGGCAAACCTATCCCATGAATCGTTTACTTCAAGGTGATGTGGGGTCCGGTAAAACAATTGTGGCGACTATTGCCATTTATGCTACGGCTATTGCAGGTTACCAATCAGCTTTAATGGTGCCAACTGAGATTTTAGCTGACCAACATTTTCAGTCGATTCAGGCTATTTTTGACCAGACACCCGTCCAAGTTGCCCTGCTTACTGGGTCAACCAAGGCTAAAGACCGGCGGCAAATTTTAGCGGGTTTAGCCGAGGGCAGCATCCATGTGGTAGTGGGTACCCATGCCTTGATCCAAGATGATGTTGCTTTTCGCCGCCTGGGTTTGGCTATTATTGATGAGCAACATCGTTTTGGTGTCAACCAAAGGGCTGCCCTGCGTCAAAAGAGCCAAGAAGAAGCAGCTAACTTGCTTTATATGACCGCTACCCCAATTCCCCGGACCCTGGAAATTACGATTATGGGCGATATGGATGTCTCTAAAATTAAGGCTCTACCCAGTGGTCGCCAGCCAATCCAAACCCTGTGGGTGCGACCCAGCCAGGCTGACCGTGTCCAAGACCAGGTCTGGGGCCAATTAAAGGCTGGGCACCAGGTTTATATTATTTGCCCGCTAATCCAGGAATCTGAGAGTTTGGAAGTTCAAAATGCTGAAAATATTTACCAGGACTACCAAGCACAATATGGTGACTACTTTGGCGTAGGGCTCCTTCATGGTAAAATGACTAATGAAGAAAAGGACCAGGTCATGGCTGATTTTCAAGCGAATCGTTGCCAAATTTTAGTAGCAACGACTGTAGTTGAGGTTGGTGTTAACGTCCCCAATGCCACCTTCATGGTAATCCTAGATGCTGACCGTTTTGGCCTGGCTCAACTCCACCAATTGCGGGGGCGGATTGGCCGAGGGGCTTGGGCTTCAACCTGTGTGTTGATTGCTGATCCAAAAACTGAGAATGGTAAGCAAAGGATGCAGATTATGACCCAATCGACAGATGGTTTTTATTTGAGCCAGCAAGATTTGGAATTGCGGGGGGCGGGGGACTATTTTGGCACTAAACAATCAGGCCTGCCTCGTTTTAAGCTGGCAGACCCCATCGGCGACCAAGTCATGCTTGGTTATGCCCGTCGTGATGCCGGTCAAGTGGCTAGAGATATGCAAGCCAATCCTCAATTATACCCACAGCTACAAGCTTGGTTAAGCCAACAAGCGAAAAACTTCAACCAATAA